A genome region from Triticum aestivum cultivar Chinese Spring chromosome 2B, IWGSC CS RefSeq v2.1, whole genome shotgun sequence includes the following:
- the LOC123039792 gene encoding uncharacterized protein codes for MDMFDRQDEEDDFKGADESSRAEIQDVGAEIYQVVQQQKKLLVFHNGSGNTNDLNDFGIPLSVWGTRVLWTFRGGLRLNPGINEKVDESHLFLYRERSPLGWNYLLQKEAREIAGYTYKLDEVAEECCLYMLSLNSQGGNIMDYDWATHASSYWVCDGIIQGGQGDEAWEVAAALHNQICIEDYSSNALPSFGQELVTPRKQWILARDDFVVHPESTSFFLTAVASQSDHSLRHLPYDMFHQSDKLCVLKLCRCTFKFSSPPFHCCHKLRFLGLDSCQDLQPEEEKKQDGQTTDFFKSLWVIDICNTDWDMPASPDIIEKMAANIREVHIKKGRIWCHNFAWRQLQSLHKLRVIDPTSPWQTCKMDEFTDMMKLEFLDLSGNSTIQVLPSMSGATSLKTLVLDGCVGLEHVEGLPPSLVSFSFDAGPRKDDYKEAKISHISMAGCARLSDFTLCGSLPNLAELDLSGTRVKTLDLTTQVVQVPRLQHIILLGCMQLHAILWPKEGLPTLTVLQIGSSVYPVQTKLYEVYVTIMDIRFIQSLVLRSNARFCWKSNRFHLNLCVPCTTNVKGESYMKEKMGPGNSGKIMGPPQPKSLNPNTCSTYIDVPIGNIIIDHDYNNGMQFQPSGCHVEIGMGVSNASVESVEAIKAIIFAMNQSESLHVHDNSSITTTAITEHMVSSFGRNLDWRHLKHCHVVRCPKMRTTFTTNYGVFPFTEIETFWAADLPMAHCVWSKGTTWSGTNTVCFAKLRSIHLYSCPRLEFVLPLLWGIQGSYLHNLESLHIVNCGDLKTVFPVHPVLKENVLEFPRLKHIHLYELYKLQHICEVKMHAPKLERVWLRGCWGLRRLPAVNQGSRRPVVDCEQDWWEKLEWDGLEAGHDPCLFERRHSSHYKKPLPRVSVLR; via the coding sequence ATGGATATGTTTGATAggcaagatgaagaagatgatttTAAAGGGGCAGATGAAAGTTCAAGAGCTGAGATACAAGATGTTGGGGCAGAGATCTATCAGGTTGTACAACAACAGAAAAAATTACTGGTCTTCCATAATGGGAGCGGCAACACAAATGACCTGAATGATTTTGGCATTCCTCTGTCAGTGTGGGGTACTCGAGTATTGTGGACATTTCGAGGAGGGCTTCGGCTAAACCCAGGAATTAATGAGAAGGTGGATGAGTCACATCTTTTTCTTTATCGTGAGAGGAGCCCTTTAGGGTGGAATTATTTGTTGCAAAAAGAGGCTAGAGAAATTGCAGGTTACACATATAAGCTTGATGAAGTAGCCGAAGAGTGTTGCTTGTATATGTTGTCACTAAATTCTCAAGGAGGCAATATCATGGACTACGACTGGGCTACCCATGCTTCGAGCTATTGGGTTTGTGATGGGATAATACAGGGAGGTCAGGGTGATGAAGCATGGGAGGTTGCTGCTGCTCTACATAATCAAATATGTATAGAGGATTATTCATCTAATGCACTACCCTCATTTGGTCAGGAACTAGTGACTCCTCGGAAACAGTGGATATTGGCCAGGGACGACTTTGTTGTGCATCCAGAGTCAACGTCCTTTTTCCTTACTGCAGTCGCAAGCCAGTCTGATCATTCATTAAGACACTTACCttatgacatgtttcatcaatCGGACAAACTTTGTGTGCTCAAGTTATGCCGCTGCACCTTCAAATTTTCCTCTCCTCCTTTTCATTGTTGCCACAAGTTAAGATTCCTTGGATTAGATAGTTGCCAGGATCTACAACCAGAAGAAGAAAAGAAGCAAGATGGACAAACAACGGATTTTTTTAAGAGCCTATGGGTGATAGACATATGCAATACGGACTGGGATATGCCTGCATCACCAGATATAATAGAAAAGATGGCCGCGAACATTAGGGAGGTACATATAAAGAAAGGAAGGATTTGGTGCCACAATTTTGCATGGCGACAACTGCAGAGCCTTCACAAGCTTCGAGTGATTGATCCTACTTCCCCTTGGCAGACGTGCAAAATGGATGAATTCACAGACATGATGAAGTTGGAGTTCCTCGACCTTTCTGGGAATAGTACAATACAAGTTTTGCCCAGTATGTCAGGTGCAACTAGCCTCAAGACCCTGGTTCTAGATGGTTGTGTTGGTTTGGAGCATGTTGAAGGACTCCCTCCATCACTTGTATCATTCAGCTTTGATGCAGGACCAAGAAAGGATGATTACAAGGAAGCCAAAATAAGCCACATCTCCATGGCTGGTTGTGCAAGATTGTCTGACTTCACATTGTGTGGATCACTTCCAAACCTTGCGGAGCTGGACCTATCTGGCACAAGAGTCAAGACACTTGATCTCACAACTCAGGTGGTGCAGGTCCCACGTCTCCAACACATTATTCTATTGGGATGTATGCAACTTCATGCCATTTTATGGCCAAAAGAGGGTCTGCCAACACTGACAGTGCTGCAGATTGGTTCCTCGGTCTATCCTGTTCAAACAAAACTATATGAAGTGTATGTTACTATAAtggacataaggtttattcagtccTTGGTATTACGAAGCAATGCCCGATTCTGTTGGAAGAGCAATAGGTTCCATCTAAATCTTTGTGTCCCTTGTACCACCAATGTTAAGGGAGAAAGCTATATGAAGGAGAAGATGGGCCCTGGTAATAGTGGGAAAATAATGGGTCCACCTCAACCAAAGTCATTAAACCCCAATACTTGCAGCACCTACATTGATGTCCCTATTGGCAACATAATTATTGATCACGACTACAACAATGGAATGCAGTTTCAGCCATCGGGTTGTCATGTGGAGATTGGTATGGGAGTTAGCAACGCTAGCGTGGAGAGTGTAGAAGCAATCAAGGCTATCATCTTTGCAATGAACCAATCCGAGTCGTTACATGTTCATGACAATTCTTCCATCACCACCACTGCCATCACTGAACACATGGTGTCTAGTTTTGGGAGGAATCTTGACTGGAGACATCTAAAACACTGTCATGTGGTGAGATGCCCCAAGATGCGCACAACCTTCACGACTAACTATGGTGTCTTCCCTTTTACAGAAATAGAGACCTTCTGGGCCGCTGATCTACCGATGGCACACTGCGTTTGGAGCAAAGGAACGACCTGGAGTGGCACAAACACTGTTTGCTTTGCCAAACTGCGGAGCATACACCTATACTCTTGCCCAAGGCTCGAATTTGTGCTTCCGTTATTGTGGGGTATTCAAGGATCATACTTGCACAATTTAGAAAGTCTCCACATTGTCAACTGTGGTGATCTAAAGACGGTGTTCCCTGTTCATCCTGTGCTCAAAGAAAATGTACTTGAGTTCCCAAGGCTGAAGCACATCCATCTGTATGAGCTCTATAAGCTGCAGCATATATGTGAGGTGAAGATGCATGCGCCCAAGCTTGAGAGGGTATGGCTGAGGGGCTGCTGGGGCCTCAGGCGCCTCCCCGCCGTCAACCAAGGTAGCCGTCGCCCCGTCGTGGACTGCGAGCAGGACTGGTGGGAGAAGCTGGAGTGGGACGGGCTGGAGGCTGGGCACGACCCTTGCCTCTTCGAGCGACGCCATTCGTCGCATTACAAGAAGCCTCTGCCCAGAGTTTCAGTGCTTCGGTGA